In Xylocopa sonorina isolate GNS202 chromosome 4, iyXylSono1_principal, whole genome shotgun sequence, the sequence TATATTGAATATATCTATAATATTCCTTATATAGAACTTGCTATATCTATTTCTGCATAAATGCTGCGTGAAATGTTATAACCTCAACAATTTTCTTGTTTACATTTAGAGATAAATTTTAGAAATTGTTTTAAAAATTGCTTCACCTTTCATTTacgatatttttatatttaatcatTATAATCTACTTATTATACTTTTAGCATTGGGGTACCTTTGCACGTATTTGGCATATCTTTGATGCCGCTTGGCAAGATCCATATGAAAGTGCACCTTTGATTAAAAAGTATCTTATGGGAATGTACAAACCTATATATCATCCTATGAGTATGTAAAATTAAATGCGTAGGTTAATATGTTCCATGCCAAGCCATTTTTGCTTGACTCTTCAATCAAGCCGTTTGTTGTTTCGACTGAAAATTGATATATTTTCATACGATATCCCATAAGTAATGTAGTTATTGCTTAGCATAGTTATCACATGGTATATAACACCTTATCCTTTTAGTGGGAATATATTCTACGGACTTACATTTGTTATAAGATATATGTTTTTAGcgaattaaataaatatcttaCCGTGTACCACCAATGGTACACGTAGCCTGAATAGAAAGTTTCATATGTATCATCCATGGTACACGTGGCATGGAACAAGTTAAATGATACAAGCATTTATATGCCAGAGATTTCTAATATCAACTTCAAATAAAATTCTACATTTATCGTTATGTATGCGTGTATAGATGATTGCGGTGATCATGTGATAGTAATAAATAGCAAACAAATTGCATTGCGTGGGGATGAATGGGAAAAACGTGTGTACTTTCATCATACCGGATACTGTGGTGGTGCCACTTGGACACTAGCATGGGAATTACATAGTAAAGATCCCACTATGGTAATACTCATATGTTAGAACAGTATTACTGTATTTTAAGTAATATTATCACACTTATTCTATTTGTAACATACAGATTGTTAAGAAAGCAGTTTATCGTTCAATGCCTGGAAATTTGCAAAGGAGATATACTATGGAAAGACTACACATATTTCCCGATGAAAACGTACCTAACGATATGCTAGAAAATGTTAGTAATCAAATTAGACAGCTGAGACTTGCTCCGCGTAAATTAAATGAAATTCCACAGGAAGAAATAGAAAAGGTTCCACGACTTATAAAATATCCTAGTGATTACCAGCTGAAATAAAGTTATACTTATAGGTTtacaataaattattgttttgGAACAGTGAAATACCTTATTAATTTACTATGATATACCAATATCCATTCAACCAGTTATAGCATatgatatttatatatataattatttgatgttaaaaaataaaaattcaagaCACTATGTTTTATACATATTATGTTCTAAAGAAGTAATCGGTACTATTTTTATTGGATTTAATAAAAATGCGTACATATTTTATTCCATACATTTATTTAGAAATTATCagataaattaaaaagtattattcaCTAGTAATCAATTTTTGTCCTTTAGGTTTTAATTTACTATCTAGAATTTGTTTTCTTTGCTCTTCCTGTTCCTTTGTTAACCTCGCATGCCGTTCGACTGCATAATCAACTTCTCCAACTAGTTTAACAATTCTCCTCTAAAAAATAAAGCATTTCATTAACTGCCTGGACTTCGTCTAAAGCGTAACAGTAAAACATATCTTTCTTTGAAAAAATACCATAAAATCCTGATGTTTCTGTATGCGACCTAATTGTCTTGAACCATAGGGAACAGGTCTATTATCTTGATAAGAATAATCTGGTAAATTTAGCAATGGTCCACTACTGTTGGGATTTTTTACTAAACCTTTCCTATAATTGTTAAAATATATGTAATAAATTCTTTGTTTAATTCATACATGTATAAAGTTAAGTATAAAAATTGATCTTACTCTGTTCTCCACTTCTGATTTAGATATATTGTAAAAGATGTATGAAACTTATTATTACAAATGGCCAAATCTAAAAAACACAGAAATACAGTCGATaacttaaaaattaaatttgatGTCACCTAAAGGCATTAGGGTAACGTGCAATACAAATATTGTTAAAAGGATatattccttccttctttcatatacttttgatatCTAAATCAATTTTCTATTATGAATAAAAATAGAACTGTTTACCATTAAACTATAAATTAACAGTTAAGTAATAGGAACAAAATTTCGCAGGAAGTTGAATATTATTTACATACTAACTTGTAGAATTAGCAGCACGAAACACTGACATTATTATAGGCGATGACATTTTATATaatgaataaaatattgatTAAACTTTGCTTTAACCAATTATGCCTAATTCATCACATGAAAGTATGTTATCGTACGTAATAAAGATGGAGAAGTATCGATAATTATCGATAGTTTCCTTTTTTAAACACTATCGATGTTACTCGATGTTATTCGATATATTCTAAATTTTCGAAACTTTAAAATCAGATGCTTTATTTCATTACCATGATAAGCAAAATATAAAGCTTATCATTTATACTTTGCAATTGTAATGTCATACGTTACACCATACCAGAGAGGAAATTAGAATGCTTACGCACATACGATTGGTAATTCAATAATATGGTACACAAATTACCATAAAATAAATAACCCAGACAACAAAGCAaatcacataacacttccaaaagcACCAAAGTATCACGCTGGCATTACACTAGGTTACACATATGAAAATAACGTGGTGCTGGTCTAGTGCTGATATCGCCTGCCAATGTCGTTCATTCATGAACTTTATCATTTTTCCATTCACATTATAAACAAATatcaaaaatgactaaactaaacaGTTTGTTCATTTTAATTCTAAAATaaattaacatgaaacaaagatatataatTATACCTGTTCTTATTATTTTTTTGTAATCTAACTCGATACAACGATTGTTGGTTGCAAGTGAGAATGTAAAGTAACGtatgaaaatataaatattaagtaCTACATATTGTGTAATTTTAATAGAAAAAGAGCTTTTAAACCTCTATTGTACATtactatattatatattattacattATTACTATAACGTTAATAAAATAGCagttttattctaatttattatatattttagcaattttactgttatttattgtatatttcccgctttggaagtaagagagagaaagatatataagaaagctataggagagagtgagacagatgttacagCACTGttgtagaacccctggcgccatctctgtgaaaagtgctcaaactggtcgcacagcggtaccgacagcgaagtaaactactgaagactactagcgccatctattGGAGTAGCGCTGAAACAaagtcggtaattagtttcagtaccTTCCGcacagatggcgctagtagttcttgagtgttcacttcgctgtcggtaccgctgtgcgaccagtttgagcacttttcacagagatggcgccaggggttctacagCAGTGctgtaacatctgtctcactctctcctatagctttcttatatatctttctctctcttacctctaaagcgggaagtgTACAAGAAATTGCAGTGAGATTATGATGATATACAAGAAATATAATAAAACTATTGTAATATATATCCTGACAGCACAACTTTATCGGTGTAAGAGCACAGAATAGATTAATTTCTTCGTAGATCTCGTCAGTGATTGAACAAAGTAAAATAAATTCTTATTAAATAGGTTCTTATATATGTCAGAATGGATTCCAAGGAAATCCCAGGACTGAGCAATGTATGTTTTGATATAGTTTTAAAGGTTCATACGATTGGCAGTAAACAGTTGACTCTGTTCACTGACAAACTTCAAAACTGTTATTATTTTCGTCTAATAGCGATACAGATCGCGAAAGAGAGTCATACAGAGGCGAAACTCTGTTTATTCTCGGATCAGAATTTTTTCTGCGCATGCACACGCGGTTCGTATACCATGAACGAAGCTCCAGAATATTCGCGGGCTTTACTATTTCTTAAATAAGTCTCTCGTTCCCTTTTCTTTTATCCACAGATCGATAAAAAGCGACGATCGTGTACGTTTCGAAGGAACTGGGAAGGGACACAGTTTCAAAGCAGGATCACGTGGTATCCTACGAAACGGAGAAACAAACATCGTAGTTGGTACAGAAGTTTCGCCTCTGTATCAACACTCTGTGGTATGTGTACGCATTACAAGTTGGATTTCGAAGGTGGCGGATCTTGTTTGTAAAACGTTTGCGAACGTTTAATGTAAAATGACATCTGCGGATTCTGGAACCGAGATTGACAATAACGCGATCGCTCAAAAGGAGGATGTATCGACGGAAGAAATTAATAACGTTAGTTTGGCCCTCGCGACCATAACAAGCCGTAACCATGATATACGCAACATCGAACCGAACACTATTCGTATCGAACTTGCATCAGGTCGAGCCGTTTGCTGGCCAGGTATACCGATTTCGTCGTTGGGTTCAGTGAACGAAAATTATAGATATAGTGATTTCGAAAATTGTATACCGACAAGTAGTTCGGGACCAATCCTTGTATCATCAAATGTAAGTACGCACTGGGGGAATCTTTTTTCTTATCCTCTCGTTAGTTTCAAAATAATCCCTCTATTCTTTGGTATTAATACAATATCGCAAGGTTTCCTTCAATTATTCTTCAATTATTTATATCAGTAGCCTTTTACAAATTCTTAATTTGGCAATTTTATATTCCGTTGATTTGTTTTGGTTGTTCTCTTCTCAGTCGATGCACTCGAATTGGTTTAACGTGCAGAAAGATAGAAGATACTTCTCTTTGGAAATAGCTAATATTATTCAGTTGCGTTATGATACAACAATAACAGTATTAATTGCAATAGAAAAAGGGAATTAGTTGTAATAGACATTTACCATGATTGACTATTGCAAAGGTTTCACAGGatatattgtattttgtaaATTGTTCAAAGTAAGTGTACTGTGATATTTAATGTATCATCAAATGTGGTATATTACAGGTTTTCCATATTAAGTCTCCACGCGTACACAGTGATAGTAAACTATCGCCATATAGTAGAGATGCAATAGTACACAGGAGTAAGTTACTTTGATAAATGTTCAAAAATATATGTATTAAACATTTATTCTCATTTAGTGGTGAATAAATAGAGTTTATGAAAGTTATTTTAAAAATGTATCGAATAAACATTTAAACTTTTCTATTATCTGTAATTCATGGAAATTTTCTGATTTTGTTTGATCTTAATGTTAGTAATTGTTTGTGACAATTGCCTATTTTTTCTTTCTTAGGATTTAACCTTAGAAGAATGAAATTCATTGACGCCTGTAAAACTGATCATCTCATTCATGATATTCATACTCGTCTCATGGAGCGTAGAATGAGAAGTGCAGCTGCATCGAATGATACTGCGAAGATCGCGATTCTGTTGAACTGTGGCACTTCGCCCAATAATTGTGACGAACGAGGTCGAACTCCTCTTCATATCGCTTGTTGCGGGTAAGTTTGATTTATGTACTCCTTgaattaacttattattacttgGTAATGGGGTAAAACATTACAAAATATGAATTATACAATTAGTATTTTGCATATACATGTTGTATATATGCATaataatgtatatatgtattataaaaAAATTTGTAGAAATAAGTTATAAAAAAATACTAAAATTTTGTGAGCACACATCTaataaattattcatttttataaatgaaataatataatatttattatcgtTACATTGAGTATGATATTAGTATGATGTAACGCATTGTTTTTGCAGAGTATATCCGGAAATTGTACGTTTATTATTGAAACATGGTGCAGATCCTAATGTTCGCGATTTCGAAGGTAACACACCATTACATTTTGCAGTTGTGAAAAGCAATGTAGTCGTGGTTACGCTTCTTTTAAATGCGGGAACGGATCCCTTGTGCTCGGATAAGGATGGTTATACTCCATTGCAAATAGCGCAAACAAAGTTATGGTTAATACAAAACTATAAAGGAGAGGATATGATAAAGATTAAGAAAGAACTTCAGTACATAGTTAGCATTATGCTTGCCCATTTAAAAACGCACAAAGATGTCTATAACAACATGGAAACCTTGAGTACATACTGTTCGCGTTTATCTTTGTCGTGCACGTCTGATCAAGTTCAGGATGATGCAAAAGATTTGCTGACTAATTTAGATGCCCTATCTATAACACAGTAATTACTCATTCGCTTATATAAACAGACTGTTAGTTATATTGGTAAATTGAATACAATGTggaattgagagagagagaaagagagagagagagggagagagagagagagagagggagaaaaagaGATCAATAATAGTATACGCTAAATTCACGGTTAGGCCGTAATaagttcatttttattttttttttgttattcaTTAAATTATTAGCAACTTTTTAATGtaatttttataagtactggAGATAATGGTGATACTTTGATACGCAGTGTTAAAATTATCTTTGTCGATTGCACGAATATCGAATCAATACTTTCGAATTTTACAAATTAAAAAAGTAACTATTGCATCGGGTAgtgttatttatttttatcaatGACACTCTTGATGTTTTGTATACTTTGTTATTTCAACTGTAACTGGGACGATTAAAGGAATATTTTATGTTATTTTCCATTAAACGTTTCTCTCGTTTATTAATATGGCTTATCATTCTGTGTCTAAGGCGATTCAGTAAGTTTTCAATTAATAACGACGTAAAAGAATAACTTTGTTAGGGCTTACAAAGAAAACAGCTCAATTTTTTGATAACAGCAACGAGCCGTAACTATTTCATCGGGTAGGAAATAAAGCATCTCAGCATGTTATATTTCATAAGAACATTTCCACTTGCCATGTTCATTTCAATAATTCCATTTTGGCTTCTAGCTGCTACTTTTCCGTGTTTTCTCACCGAGTGCTATTTTTGATCGAGTGTGTTTATAAAAACTAATATGGATCTTGTTGGATACAAGAATCAAATGGTAACGTGTCACAACATTATTAAGGAGTCACTCCCTTAAATCTGAtacttttattttatatatgtaGGAAGGATATGTCATTGTAAATTTTAGTATAATTATTTTATCATACACTAACAGAAGCTGACAAATGTTTTTTAGATGCCAACAGAAGTTTTTTAATTTTGACAAATATAAATAATTGTTAgtttaaattacgtttgaaaaacaGATTACAGATTATTTATCAATTTTAGAAAGCTGCAAATAGAGTACAAATACAAAAGTTATATGTAAAATATATTGTACTTGTTATAGCTATGTTTATAACATATATTTATgctataaatttatttttgtaAGCACGCATTACGAATATTTTTACTTTAATCTTTaagtttaattaaataaaataaaaatgatttatatttatatattattttaatttttcaataaGATTTATACATTTTATAATTCAAAGAAAGTAACGTGTCACAAATTTGTAATTAAGATGCAAAAAAATATATCCTTATTTATTTGCATTAGAAGAACACTAAATATAAaaaattgcaaagtatcatcTTTCTATAGTAAACTTTAATTTCAACAAGTTTAAAACTTGCCAACAGTTTAACAGTTTCATTAAATATTGTGATCATCGCACCACTTTATGTAGCACATCACTCTATTTGCAGCCTCAATAATAATGAGTATAAAGTAAACATTACACAACCCATTTTGATTGAACAGTTCGGTTAAACAAGATTGAAAACAAAGTGTATGTTTGCTTTTACTGAAAGCAAAACAAATTACCGCGTGAAATACAAATTACCAGCTTTTATCAGTAAGTATATTTTACTGAATAGTATATTATTACAGTA encodes:
- the Mrpl13 gene encoding mitochondrial ribosomal protein L13, which gives rise to MSLLRRGQHWGTFARIWHIFDAAWQDPYESAPLIKKYLMGMYKPIYHPMNDCGDHVIVINSKQIALRGDEWEKRVYFHHTGYCGGATWTLAWELHSKDPTMIVKKAVYRSMPGNLQRRYTMERLHIFPDENVPNDMLENVSNQIRQLRLAPRKLNEIPQEEIEKVPRLIKYPSDYQLK
- the Mrpl52 gene encoding mitochondrial ribosomal protein L52, which codes for MSSPIIMSVFRAANSTNLAICNNKFHTSFTIYLNQKWRTEKGLVKNPNSSGPLLNLPDYSYQDNRPVPYGSRQLGRIQKHQDFMRRIVKLVGEVDYAVERHARLTKEQEEQRKQILDSKLKPKGQKLITSE
- the LOC143423210 gene encoding uncharacterized protein LOC143423210, producing MTSADSGTEIDNNAIAQKEDVSTEEINNVSLALATITSRNHDIRNIEPNTIRIELASGRAVCWPGIPISSLGSVNENYRYSDFENCIPTSSSGPILVSSNVFHIKSPRVHSDSKLSPYSRDAIVHRRFNLRRMKFIDACKTDHLIHDIHTRLMERRMRSAAASNDTAKIAILLNCGTSPNNCDERGRTPLHIACCGVYPEIVRLLLKHGADPNVRDFEGNTPLHFAVVKSNVVVVTLLLNAGTDPLCSDKDGYTPLQIAQTKLWLIQNYKGEDMIKIKKELQYIVSIMLAHLKTHKDVYNNMETLSTYCSRLSLSCTSDQVQDDAKDLLTNLDALSITQ